In a genomic window of Maricaulis maris MCS10:
- a CDS encoding NAD(P)/FAD-dependent oxidoreductase, translated as MSNTEQTVIILGAGQAGGQCAASLRRNGFEGRILLAGDEPHPPYQRPPLSKAYLSGEIDESRLWLQPPETWTEQSVELRLSSRASAIDRTAKTVRFEDGSEESYTQLVIATGSRVRTLPVPGADLDGVRYLRSIADVDALKADFAPGKRIAIIGGGYIGLEAASVALKLGAKPVVIEAMDRLLARVAVPEMSDFYRQAHESRGVTVRLDSQVAALKPKSGLFGRGKTVTGVELSSGETIACDSALVGIGVIPNQEFAAESGLETGNGILIDEACRTSDPDIFAIGDCAEQHNWLAGKRLRLESVPNALDQAKRAAAAICGSPAPKPEVPWFWSDQYDLKLQTAGLIGDHDSTIIRAGSDETPRSFFHLAGGVLIAADCINDPQSFMAAKMMIAKRAKPDPAALADPEVAMKDVMKAALAGA; from the coding sequence GTGAGCAATACCGAACAGACGGTGATCATCCTGGGTGCGGGCCAGGCCGGAGGGCAATGCGCCGCCTCGCTGCGGCGCAATGGCTTTGAGGGCCGTATCCTCCTCGCCGGCGACGAGCCACACCCGCCCTATCAGCGTCCGCCCCTGTCCAAGGCCTATCTGTCCGGCGAGATCGACGAGAGCCGTTTGTGGCTGCAGCCACCGGAAACCTGGACCGAGCAATCGGTCGAACTACGCCTGTCCAGTCGCGCCAGCGCCATTGATCGCACCGCCAAAACCGTCCGCTTCGAGGATGGCAGCGAAGAAAGCTATACGCAGCTGGTGATCGCCACCGGCTCGCGCGTGCGCACCCTGCCCGTTCCCGGCGCCGATCTGGACGGCGTGCGCTATCTGCGCTCGATCGCGGATGTCGACGCGCTGAAAGCCGATTTCGCACCGGGCAAGCGGATCGCCATCATTGGCGGTGGCTATATCGGTCTGGAAGCCGCTTCGGTGGCCTTGAAGCTGGGCGCGAAGCCTGTCGTGATCGAGGCCATGGACCGGCTGCTGGCCCGGGTCGCCGTGCCGGAAATGTCGGACTTCTACCGCCAGGCTCATGAAAGCCGTGGCGTGACCGTCCGCCTCGACAGCCAGGTCGCCGCCCTGAAACCGAAATCAGGCCTGTTCGGGCGCGGCAAGACGGTGACCGGGGTCGAGCTGAGCAGCGGTGAAACCATCGCCTGTGACAGCGCCTTGGTGGGCATTGGCGTCATTCCCAATCAGGAATTCGCCGCAGAAAGCGGCCTTGAGACGGGCAATGGCATTCTTATCGATGAGGCCTGCCGCACCTCCGACCCGGACATCTTCGCCATTGGCGATTGCGCCGAACAGCACAACTGGCTGGCCGGCAAACGCCTGCGCCTTGAAAGCGTGCCCAATGCGCTCGACCAGGCCAAGCGTGCCGCCGCCGCGATCTGCGGGTCACCGGCGCCCAAGCCGGAAGTGCCCTGGTTCTGGTCCGACCAGTATGATCTCAAACTCCAGACCGCCGGCCTGATCGGCGATCACGACAGCACAATCATCCGCGCCGGCAGCGACGAAACCCCGCGCAGCTTCTTCCACCTAGCAGGTGGCGTCCTCATCGCGGCGGACTGCATCAATGACCCGCAAAGCTTCATGGCCGCCAAGATGATGATCGCCAAACGCGCCAAGCCGGATCCGGCAGCACTGGCCGATCCGGAGGTGGCGATGAAGGATGTGATGAAGGCGGCGCTGGCGGGGGCTTGA
- a CDS encoding MerR family transcriptional regulator, whose translation MSVTTKSADAFRTISEAAEELDIQAHVLRFWESKFPQISPLKRAGGRRFYRPQDLQLLRGVKRLLYEDGYTIKGARKYIKDQGVAAVMALGDIKAVEPREPMAIDAADLEHPIASRPSRTRPADGPKRQLDDILADLENAQAKLKAALEP comes from the coding sequence ATGTCGGTCACAACCAAGTCTGCAGACGCGTTTCGGACGATCAGCGAAGCGGCCGAAGAACTCGATATCCAGGCGCATGTCCTGCGCTTCTGGGAAAGCAAATTCCCCCAGATCAGCCCTTTGAAACGGGCCGGCGGTCGACGTTTCTACCGTCCGCAGGACCTGCAATTGCTGCGCGGCGTGAAGCGGCTCCTCTATGAGGATGGCTACACGATCAAGGGCGCCCGCAAATACATCAAGGACCAGGGTGTCGCCGCGGTCATGGCGCTGGGTGATATCAAGGCGGTTGAGCCGCGTGAGCCCATGGCTATTGACGCCGCCGACCTGGAACATCCGATCGCGTCGCGGCCATCACGGACGCGCCCCGCGGATGGTCCGAAGCGCCAGCTCGATGACATTCTCGCCGATCTGGAAAACGCCCAGGCCAAGCTGAAAGCGGCCCTGGAACCCTGA
- a CDS encoding integration host factor subunit alpha, which produces MSDKTLTRADLAESVYREVGLSRQESADLVQSVLAMVSDNLAAGQSVKLSSFGSFLLRDKRGRVGRNPKTGVEVPIDARRVLVFKPSQVLKERVDSALSKD; this is translated from the coding sequence ATGTCGGATAAAACCTTGACGCGAGCTGATCTGGCGGAATCGGTCTACCGGGAGGTCGGCTTGTCACGCCAGGAGTCAGCGGATCTGGTCCAGTCGGTCCTGGCCATGGTGTCGGACAATCTGGCCGCCGGCCAGTCGGTGAAACTCTCATCTTTTGGCTCCTTCCTGCTGCGCGACAAGCGCGGGCGGGTCGGTCGCAATCCGAAGACCGGGGTGGAAGTGCCCATTGATGCCCGCCGGGTTCTGGTCTTCAAACCGTCTCAAGTTCTCAAGGAGCGCGTCGACTCGGCTCTGTCCAAGGATTAG